From Mycobacteriales bacterium, a single genomic window includes:
- a CDS encoding sulfite exporter TauE/SafE family protein, with protein sequence MTPAEAIGVAAAGFGAGAVNAIAGGGSLISFPALLAIGYPALPANVTNTVGLLPGYLGGSLAYRRELAGQRGRLPSLLVAAVLGAGAGAAVLLTTPASFFRTIVPWLVIAGCLMMLLQTRVAALLQRRSERHDYPVPLHIGVFLGGVYGSYFGAALGVMLLALLGMLLPEDLQRLNALKSALSLVVSIVGAVVFAVFGPVVWSVAAVLAGSSLVGGHVGGSLARRMSPRVLRFAVVTFGLVVAVDLLL encoded by the coding sequence GTGACACCCGCGGAGGCGATCGGGGTCGCCGCGGCGGGCTTCGGGGCCGGCGCCGTCAACGCGATCGCCGGCGGCGGATCGTTGATCTCGTTCCCCGCCCTGCTCGCGATCGGTTATCCCGCGCTGCCCGCCAACGTGACCAACACGGTCGGCCTGCTGCCCGGCTACCTCGGCGGCAGCCTCGCCTACCGGCGTGAGCTCGCCGGGCAGCGCGGTCGCCTGCCGTCCCTGCTCGTGGCCGCGGTCCTGGGCGCGGGCGCCGGCGCCGCGGTGCTGCTGACCACGCCCGCGTCGTTCTTCCGCACGATCGTGCCCTGGCTGGTGATCGCCGGCTGCCTGATGATGCTGCTGCAGACCCGGGTGGCCGCCCTGCTGCAGCGCCGCTCGGAGCGGCACGACTACCCGGTCCCGCTGCACATCGGCGTCTTCCTCGGCGGGGTCTACGGGTCCTACTTCGGCGCGGCGCTCGGCGTGATGCTGCTCGCACTGCTCGGCATGTTGTTGCCCGAGGACCTCCAGCGGCTCAACGCGCTGAAGTCGGCGCTGTCCCTGGTCGTGTCGATCGTCGGCGCGGTGGTGTTCGCGGTGTTCGGACCGGTCGTGTGGTCGGTCGCGGCCGTGCTCGCCGGGTCGAGTCTCGTGGGCGGCCACGTCGGCGGCTCGCTGGCACGGCGGATGTCGCCACGGGTGCTGCGCTTCGCCGTGGTCACGTTCGGGCTAGTTGTGGCCGTCGACCTGCTGCTCTGA
- a CDS encoding class II aldolase/adducin family protein: MPDLIFPQPPTFTSVEEERLHRKQRLAAGFRLFAKFGFAEGVAGHITARDPGMPDHFWVNPFVVPFAHIRASDLILVNHDGEVVEGRHTVNRAAFAIHSQIHQARPDVVAAAHSHSTYGRALSTLGELLEPITQDVCAFYEDHALFDDYTGVVFDTEEGKRIAHALGDNKAAILRNHGLLTTGQSVDSAVFWFITMERSCQVQLLAKAAGTPVPIDPEEARKTHDQVGTDFVGWLSFQPLYEKIVREQPDLLD, from the coding sequence ATGCCCGACCTGATCTTCCCGCAGCCACCGACGTTCACCTCCGTCGAGGAAGAACGCCTGCACCGCAAGCAACGGCTGGCCGCGGGTTTCCGGCTGTTCGCGAAGTTCGGCTTCGCGGAGGGCGTGGCCGGTCACATCACCGCGCGCGACCCGGGGATGCCGGACCACTTCTGGGTCAACCCGTTCGTGGTGCCGTTCGCGCACATCAGGGCCAGCGACCTGATCCTCGTCAACCACGACGGTGAGGTCGTAGAGGGCCGGCACACGGTCAACCGGGCGGCGTTCGCGATCCACTCGCAGATCCACCAGGCGCGGCCCGACGTCGTCGCGGCGGCGCACTCGCACTCGACCTACGGACGGGCGCTGTCGACCCTGGGCGAGCTGCTCGAGCCGATCACCCAGGACGTGTGCGCGTTCTACGAGGACCACGCGCTGTTCGACGACTACACCGGCGTGGTGTTCGACACCGAGGAGGGCAAGCGCATCGCGCATGCGCTCGGTGACAACAAGGCCGCGATCCTGCGCAACCACGGCCTGCTGACCACGGGGCAGAGCGTCGACTCGGCGGTCTTCTGGTTCATCACCATGGAGCGCTCCTGCCAGGTGCAGCTGCTCGCCAAGGCCGCCGGCACGCCGGTGCCCATCGACCCCGAGGAAGCGCGCAAGACCCACGACCAGGTCGGCACCGACTTCGTCGGCTGGCTGTCGTTCCAGCCGCTGTACGAGAAGATCGTCCGCGAGCAGCCCGACCTGCTCGACTGA